In one window of Tellurirhabdus rosea DNA:
- a CDS encoding N-acetyl sugar amidotransferase gives MKLYQICQEGIWDTSVPGIRFNERGVSNYATIQRKLSEAFPRGEQGAQEWARIVERIRASAPQNARYDCIIGVSGGTDSSYLLHIAKEYGLRPLAVNLDNGWNSDISVKNIRKMVTALNIDLETYVIDYEEIKDILRSYLLAGLPWADAPTDSAIKAVLFQIARKEGIKYILTGTDFRSEGKQPTEWTYTDLKQIQHVHKRFGRLPMKTYPMLPVWKLFYLGYVKGIKHIAPFNYLPYQKNEAQAMLKEKYGWEYYGGHHHENLYTKFAVAYWLPRKFGIDKRRITLSAQIMSGEITRDQALGMINQPPYALEQMEADREYVMKKLDFTLEEFQKLWHAPNKSFLDYPSYYPLIRRLARLAAPVLKLVLSSKPKIFYEMEERAA, from the coding sequence ATGAAACTTTACCAAATCTGTCAGGAAGGTATCTGGGACACGTCCGTTCCGGGAATTCGGTTCAACGAACGGGGCGTCTCCAACTACGCCACGATTCAGCGCAAACTGTCGGAAGCATTTCCGCGGGGAGAACAGGGCGCCCAGGAGTGGGCCCGGATCGTGGAACGCATCCGCGCGTCGGCCCCCCAAAATGCCCGCTACGACTGCATCATCGGGGTCAGCGGCGGCACGGATAGCTCGTACCTGCTTCATATCGCCAAAGAATACGGGCTGCGTCCGCTGGCCGTCAATCTCGACAACGGCTGGAACTCCGATATTTCGGTGAAGAACATCCGGAAGATGGTCACAGCCCTGAACATCGACCTGGAAACGTACGTCATTGATTACGAGGAAATTAAAGACATCCTTCGCTCCTACCTGCTGGCCGGTCTGCCCTGGGCCGACGCCCCGACGGACTCCGCCATCAAGGCTGTCCTGTTCCAGATTGCCCGGAAGGAAGGCATCAAGTACATCCTGACCGGCACGGATTTTCGCTCGGAGGGCAAGCAGCCGACCGAATGGACCTATACCGACCTGAAGCAGATTCAGCATGTTCACAAACGCTTTGGGCGGCTGCCCATGAAAACGTACCCGATGCTGCCCGTCTGGAAACTGTTTTATCTCGGCTACGTGAAAGGCATCAAGCATATCGCTCCGTTCAACTACCTGCCGTACCAGAAAAATGAGGCCCAGGCGATGCTGAAGGAGAAATACGGCTGGGAATATTACGGCGGTCACCACCACGAGAACCTGTACACCAAGTTCGCCGTCGCCTACTGGCTTCCCCGCAAATTCGGCATCGACAAACGCCGGATTACGCTCTCGGCCCAGATCATGAGCGGCGAGATTACCCGCGACCAGGCGCTGGGCATGATCAACCAGCCGCCCTACGCCCTTGAACAGATGGAAGCCGACCGGGAGTACGTGATGAAGAAGCTGGATTTTACGCTCGAAGAGTTCCAGAAGCTCTGGCACGCCCCGAACAAGTCCTTTCTGGACTACCCTTCCTACTACCCGCTCATCCGGCGACTGGCTCGCCTCGCGGCTCCGGTGCTGAAGCTGGTTCTGTCCAGTAAGCCGAAGATTTTTTACGAAATGGAAGAGCGGGCGGCCTGA
- the asnB gene encoding asparagine synthase (glutamine-hydrolyzing): protein MCGITGIINFTKKPVQQAELTAMMERQRHRGPDDSGTFTENGVGLGFVRLSILDLSPAGHQPMLSDDDRYVIIFNGEIYNYVEIRQKLAAHYSFRSQTDTEVLLNAYRHWGADCLHELNGMFAFAVYDRHTGSLFAARDRYGVKPFYYHLSDKQFVFSSEIAPLFEHLGRQNVSLSPDDTVVYNYLLYSRTDIDGNTFVRQIKKLVHGHCISVRDGNVQVSRWYNLADRLQSGWQSPEEYYDTFRSSLSLRLRSDVPVGICLSGGLDSSSVASTLIHGLQKSDFYAFSAVYGAGLQGDESPFINEYKDQLPNLTYVRPTEQTLLEDFDGLMDCHFEPFGGLSIYSQYKVMKDASRHVTVLMDGQGADEQLAGYTYFFGSFFRELLARGNYGKLWHEWRAYYRNHHSLSSLAYLAFYLAPRWAQEAATFRKRAFLNMSFFEQQAKASTINDQLFNPRNLREALLQHFESKLEHNQKWNDLNSMYFSLEAREPFLDFRLVEKTIGSTTDMIMRDGNTKWILREAMRGKLPEKIRKRQDKVGFDNPADEWMRTSLFRQKAEAALASAAFRESGYFNLGECRNLLQQHNEGRINIARDIWKWIEMAHFLERFETKKTQPVVLQP from the coding sequence ATGTGCGGCATAACAGGAATTATAAATTTCACCAAAAAACCTGTCCAGCAGGCTGAATTGACAGCCATGATGGAACGGCAGCGCCACCGGGGGCCCGATGACAGCGGAACATTTACGGAGAACGGCGTTGGGCTGGGCTTCGTCCGGCTGAGTATTCTGGACCTTTCGCCGGCCGGGCATCAGCCCATGTTGTCAGACGATGACCGGTACGTTATCATCTTCAACGGAGAAATTTATAATTACGTCGAAATCCGGCAGAAGCTGGCCGCCCACTACTCGTTTCGCTCGCAGACGGACACCGAAGTCCTGCTGAATGCCTACCGGCACTGGGGCGCCGACTGCCTGCACGAACTGAACGGCATGTTCGCCTTCGCCGTGTACGACCGCCATACCGGCAGTCTGTTTGCCGCCCGCGACCGGTACGGGGTCAAGCCCTTTTACTATCATCTGTCCGATAAACAGTTCGTTTTCTCCTCCGAGATTGCGCCGCTGTTCGAGCACCTGGGCCGGCAGAACGTCTCCCTAAGCCCAGATGATACGGTAGTTTACAATTACCTGCTCTACAGCCGGACCGACATCGACGGCAACACCTTCGTCCGGCAAATCAAGAAACTGGTCCACGGCCACTGCATCAGCGTTCGCGACGGCAACGTGCAGGTGTCGCGTTGGTATAATCTGGCCGACCGGCTTCAATCCGGCTGGCAGAGTCCAGAGGAGTATTACGACACGTTCCGGTCGTCGCTGTCGCTGCGGCTGCGGAGCGATGTGCCCGTTGGGATCTGCCTCAGCGGCGGGCTGGACTCGTCGTCGGTCGCTTCCACGCTCATTCACGGGTTGCAGAAAAGTGACTTTTATGCCTTCTCGGCCGTCTATGGAGCAGGGCTGCAGGGCGACGAAAGTCCGTTTATCAATGAATACAAGGACCAGCTTCCCAACCTGACCTACGTCCGGCCGACCGAACAGACCCTGCTGGAAGACTTCGACGGCCTGATGGACTGCCATTTCGAGCCGTTTGGCGGGCTGAGCATCTATTCGCAGTACAAAGTAATGAAAGATGCCTCGCGGCACGTGACGGTGCTCATGGACGGGCAGGGCGCCGACGAGCAACTGGCCGGATACACTTACTTTTTCGGCAGCTTTTTCCGGGAATTGCTGGCCCGGGGGAACTACGGAAAGCTGTGGCACGAATGGCGGGCGTATTACCGCAACCATCATTCGCTGAGCAGTCTGGCGTATCTGGCCTTTTACCTGGCACCGCGCTGGGCGCAGGAGGCCGCCACCTTCCGCAAACGGGCTTTTCTGAACATGAGTTTTTTTGAGCAACAGGCCAAAGCGTCTACCATCAACGACCAGTTGTTCAACCCCCGAAACCTGCGGGAAGCCCTGTTGCAGCATTTTGAAAGCAAACTGGAGCATAACCAGAAGTGGAACGACCTCAACAGCATGTACTTTTCGCTCGAAGCCCGCGAGCCGTTCCTGGATTTTCGGCTGGTGGAGAAAACGATCGGTTCCACGACGGACATGATCATGCGCGACGGCAACACCAAATGGATTCTGCGGGAAGCCATGCGCGGCAAACTTCCCGAAAAAATCCGCAAACGGCAGGATAAGGTCGGTTTTGACAATCCGGCTGACGAATGGATGCGGACCTCGCTGTTCCGGCAGAAAGCCGAAGCGGCGCTGGCCTCAGCCGCCTTCCGCGAATCGGGATACTTTAATCTCGGCGAATGCCGCAACCTGCTGCAACAGCATAATGAAGGCCGGATAAACATTGCGCGGGATATCTGGAAGTGGATTGAAATGGCGCATTTTCTGGAGCGATTTGAAACGAAAAAAACACAACCCGTTGTATTGCAGCCCTGA